The Zalophus californianus isolate mZalCal1 chromosome 6, mZalCal1.pri.v2, whole genome shotgun sequence DNA window GAAAGTATAAGACGCAGACCTAGCGAGATTAGAAGGCAAGGATGCACTAGCTTTAAgtctataatcagaaaaatgaaaagtaccACTAGAgatgggagggggaaggaagcagaacGCATCCGACTATCGTATCAAAACAGAACAGACAGAGCAATACCTAACACAACGCGTTGCGAAGGACACCCTGGCAAGTGTCCCTCTGCTGACGGTGGGAAGCCTGGGGAGGACTGGTTCAAGCGGGGAAGCGGGGCTCGACGCTCAAAACTGGGTTTTTAGCTAGTGCTCGTGCAAGCTCGGGGGTGGAAGTGGGTTAACTCTGCCGCACGATCTGGGCAGCTTGGAAACGGGAGGAAGAGAGGGACGCAGCGGAGGTAGACCAGGAAGAGAAGCATCGAAATGAGCCGGGGAGACGCCGAGAGTGAACCTGAACGCCGTGTGCAGACCCCGCAACCAGCGGGGCCTTCCTTCCCCGCCGCCGGGcgttgttttttctcttttctttctttctttttctttttttttttttttccccggaCGGGGCAGAGAAGCGGGAGCACTAAGGTTCAGGTTCCCCTGGCCGTTCCGGAAGGGGAAGCCCCCGGCCCGACGGCCGCGGAgccaggaaggggtggggggaagcggGAACCGAGCACAAGGGGAAGTGCGGCGGCGAGCGGGTGAGGAAACAGGAAGAGCCCCGTTCCCGCCTGCCTCCCCCACGGGGCGAGGGCCCGGCTCTcgcgccaccccctccccccctccccggaCGCCCCCAAGGCCCCGCCGGCGTGCGAGAGAAAACAGAATACAAATCACTTACAACGGCATCGTCTCCTGCGCCGGCACCGCCCAGTCACTTCCCCCCCGCAACCACCGCCGCTGCCGCCCTGGGCATGATCCACtgaggcgggagggaggggggggcCTGCCTCAGCCCTGGGTCCAACCCCACTCCCGCACCGCTCCCGCCGCTTTAagctcttctcctccttccccttcgtCCTAACATGGCGCCCGAGCGCTACCACAGCAACGTTCTAGAACTGCTGACGCCGCCACGCACGCCGTGCGCGCGCCTGCGCAAAGGCCTCCCGGCGCCGCGCAGCCTCACGGGAACGGTAGTTCTTGAGGCGGCCGGCGTTCCGACAATTTCCGCCCCAAAGCCGTAGCGCTTCCGCGGTGGATGTCAGGTGTCTGCCAGGAGAGGTGCGAGAGGCGGCGGACGGCTGGCTGTTCCTCGAGCGGGGACGCTCCTGTCGCCGGTGAGCACCACGCGGCACCTCACAATGCGCCGCCGCTCTCGCCGCCCGAGGTCGCGGCGGCCGCGCTTCCCCTTGAACGGCGTCCGTGGAGGCGCTCGGCGGGGACCGAGGCTCCCATGCGTGCCGGGTGTGCCGCCCGACGCGGGGCTTACGCGACCGCTCGGGTCGGTGCCTTCGGTGGCCACAAGTTACTCGGCCTCTTCCTGCTCTTCTGCGAAGTGAGAGTAAGACCTGCTCCCTGGGGTCGTGTCGACTGCTGTATGGGTTGGTTGATGCAGGAGTGCTTAGCACGGGCTGGTTGTTGGGACTCCCCCTCCCCTGTTAGACTGAGGTTCCCCCTCTTGGGCTTTCGGCTGACTTGTCCACCAAAGGGTGTACGGAGGCGCTCAAGAAGTGATGGTTGAATGAATAGATTTGCGGGGCAGCACTGTGATGACAGCGAGTTCTGGAACACGAGCTGATTTTACTAGCAGGTGGTGCCCTGGAACTTCCTGGTAAAGCTGCACTTAACGTAGAACGATCGATGGCAGTAACCATTGGGATTTTAGCAAAGGCTGTGTTTTGCAGCCCTGATCTATCCCTGGGGTGGGTCCTAGGAGTGTACTCCCCACCCTCAGCAAAAGCTGGAGTCTTCATGCTTGAGCCCGACTCTGATAAttcattccttccctctgctAATTAGAACGCATTCTAAAGTGTCACACAAGGTTTATGGAGGGGCGGGAAGGAAATAAATACGGCAAGGATAAATTCCCAGTTCTAAATTATTTAAGTAGATTAACATGGACGTGTCTAGCCTCAAGAAATTTGGCAAAGGACTTACCTGTTTGCACAGAACATCTAGTAGGACAAAGCGGTCTAGAACTAAAGGCTCAATGGGAGAAGCACAGGACCTAAACCTGCATTGTCCAGTACAATAGTCATTTGTCATGTGACTTTTGAGCACACTTGAAATGAGGCTAAGTCCATTTAAGATGTACTGTAAGTGCAAAATACAGATTTCAGAGATGTCAgtagaaacaaaagaatgagatACCTAACTGATGCGTTTGATGTTCATTATATGCTGAAATAGTATTTtggatatataaaaaaattcactaaAGTTAATTTCATCAGTCTTCTCTTAAAATGTGGccattagaaaattttaaattatatgtatggCCCTCATTTCTGTTGAACAGCACTGATTGGGAGACAGACTTGTCCTTGATTCTCAGATCTTCTACTTGTTCCCTTACCCTCTTGTCATCAAGGTGGTTTTGGTTGGGGGCCCAGTAGCAGGCCTGCCCTTAAAAGTGAAAATCTGAGATCcagagaaatcaataaaatacattaaGGCTGTGGTCTTAAAATTTGCTCATAAAGCTAGGCACTGATGATGTATGTTAGGAATTAAAGAATGGGAACTTTTTGAGCTCGTGGCTGTCCTCTGCCTGGCATCTCAAAAGGCAGTGAAGGATACATGGTCATGAAACCTCTGTGCTTTCAGTCTCCAGGTGCTCCACACCGATTTTGTTTCCGCCTTCTCTAGAATGAGGCAGCTAGATAGCACAATTAACgaatatttatttagtacctaGAATGTGCTAGATGCCATATTACTTTCTGAAGACAGTTAAAGGAAGTATATTTGTTGGAATCAAAGTAGACTTCCCAAAGTGACTTTAGAAATGTCGtataggatgcctgggtggctcagttgggtgtctgccttcagctgaggttgtgatcccagggtccagggtcctgggatcaagtcccacatcaagctccctgctcagtggggagcctgcttctccctcttctccccactcatgctgtctgttgctctctctgtctcagcctctcaaacagataaataaaatcttttaaaaaatagggataGAAATGTCTTGATGTCAAGtctctatgttgtacacctgcaactaatataacactgtcaactacaaatcaataaaaaa harbors:
- the LOC113909134 gene encoding uncharacterized protein LOC113909134; this translates as MSGVCQERCERRRTAGCSSSGDAPVAGEHHAAPHNAPPLSPPEVAAAALPLERRPWRRSAGTEAPMRAGCAARRGAYATARVGAFGGHKLLGLFLLFCEVRGRRRRNRERISSRLHAQQSSISRP